The Streptomyces puniciscabiei genome includes a window with the following:
- a CDS encoding MarR family transcriptional regulator has protein sequence MGAVRRLVDADTGEPIPYAPYAFSGRHTQVDKARVEAITESKAFTPSQKFLVLWWIGVSPEGMEPLRATGADIAKRVGMSADAVGKINRKLAKHRILVIRGRIGNYNFYRISPYIAFHGTGIEQREAVKTCNPPDIPGFDDNVPARWEVQ, from the coding sequence TTGGGAGCAGTACGCAGACTGGTCGACGCCGACACCGGCGAGCCGATCCCCTATGCGCCGTACGCCTTCTCCGGCCGGCACACGCAGGTCGACAAGGCGCGAGTCGAGGCGATCACGGAGTCCAAGGCGTTCACGCCCAGTCAGAAGTTCCTTGTCCTGTGGTGGATCGGGGTCTCACCCGAGGGCATGGAACCCCTGCGAGCCACGGGAGCCGACATCGCCAAACGGGTGGGGATGTCCGCCGACGCCGTCGGAAAGATCAATAGGAAGCTGGCCAAACACCGCATCCTGGTCATCCGTGGACGCATCGGCAACTACAACTTCTACCGGATCAGCCCGTACATCGCCTTCCACGGCACGGGGATCGAGCAGCGTGAAGCAGTGAAGACCTGCAACCCGCCGGACATCCCCGGATTCGACGACAATGTTCCCGCACGGTGGGAGGTCCAGTGA
- a CDS encoding ParB/RepB/Spo0J family partition protein, which translates to MSKADQLGAGRFGGGVRSVSARRQAVAAATGVPTEGVAPPTELPPHRISLNPDNPRSSLGDLTDLAGSLKTHGQKQAITVMNRDAYVKANPEREADLEPDTTHVVIDGSSRLAAAREAHLPAVKVMVSDDQGTNSEELLESALVANIHRSDLGELDEARALRRLLAIHGSQTALSKRLHRSQGWVSQRLALLNLTPELQSRIGEEPIDLLRAVANKPAAEQEAALQDLKAERARKEEDRRGRKKAEESEAPRFTAPRQPGEPEGYYAVIGDGEPGAPAVTGQVERNGGAGPERRAGVSDGYYGVIGGAEPGASAPGVSTAPAAGEAEGPQPVPEPRTETSVIGSQADASIGSPSRRVPYDEPGPLAMLLDRNIDGDDTFFDLLRFLCKKGAERDPARLAELARSFAEQAAVQGD; encoded by the coding sequence ATGAGCAAGGCCGATCAGCTGGGGGCCGGCCGGTTCGGCGGGGGAGTGCGGTCCGTGAGTGCGCGCCGCCAGGCCGTGGCCGCCGCCACCGGGGTGCCCACCGAGGGGGTCGCCCCGCCCACCGAGCTTCCGCCGCATCGCATCAGCCTCAACCCTGACAACCCCCGCTCCAGTCTCGGTGACCTCACCGATCTCGCGGGAAGCCTGAAGACGCACGGCCAGAAGCAGGCGATCACGGTGATGAACCGCGACGCCTACGTCAAGGCCAACCCCGAGCGTGAGGCCGACCTCGAGCCCGACACCACGCATGTGGTCATCGACGGCAGCAGCCGTCTCGCCGCTGCCCGCGAGGCGCACCTGCCCGCCGTCAAGGTGATGGTCAGCGACGACCAGGGCACCAACTCCGAGGAACTCCTCGAGTCCGCCCTGGTCGCCAACATCCACCGGAGCGACCTCGGGGAACTCGACGAGGCCCGGGCCCTGCGGCGCCTGCTGGCCATCCACGGCAGCCAGACCGCGCTGTCCAAACGGCTCCACCGGTCCCAGGGCTGGGTGTCGCAGCGTCTCGCGCTGCTCAATCTGACCCCCGAACTGCAGAGCCGTATCGGGGAAGAGCCCATCGATCTGCTGCGTGCCGTGGCCAACAAGCCGGCCGCGGAGCAGGAGGCGGCACTCCAGGACCTCAAGGCGGAGCGGGCCCGGAAGGAGGAGGACCGGCGCGGCCGGAAGAAGGCGGAGGAGAGCGAGGCCCCGAGGTTCACCGCCCCGCGGCAGCCGGGGGAGCCGGAGGGCTATTACGCCGTAATAGGAGACGGCGAGCCGGGCGCGCCCGCGGTGACCGGTCAGGTGGAACGGAACGGGGGTGCCGGGCCGGAGCGGCGGGCCGGGGTGTCCGACGGCTATTACGGCGTAATAGGGGGCGCCGAGCCGGGCGCGTCCGCCCCGGGTGTCTCGACGGCGCCGGCCGCCGGTGAGGCGGAGGGGCCGCAGCCCGTACCGGAGCCGCGGACCGAGACGTCCGTCATCGGTTCGCAGGCGGATGCCTCGATCGGCTCCCCCTCACGCCGGGTGCCGTACGACGAGCCCGGTCCCCTCGCCATGCTGCTGGACCGGAACATCGACGGCGACGACACCTTCTTCGACCTGCTCCGGTTCCTGTGCAAGAAGGGGGCCGAGCGGGATCCCGCCCGGCTCGCGGAGCTGGCGCGGTCCTTCGCCGAGCAGGCCGCCGTACAGGGCGACTGA
- a CDS encoding ParA family protein, producing the protein MSSPATSSDREKVVSKLPGWLRQNLKVRAAQHGIEIQAAVEQGIRDWCTLASTPPAIDTGRADSFSTFLPPGQWDEFRQVAAERRVSLIQGLAQSVQLWLDSNPAPHVERPEITRRIIVCNQKGGVGKTAITAGLGEALAEDSDSLHAVRVAKALTEALRASDTQSEDVPGGDDPLSVENLPGLGLRVLLVDFDPQCHLTNQLGAAPLPMNGDSLTNHMAGDPKGDLRDLIVSVDDETFGGRLHLLPACNDAFLLDVRLSAVRAREAALERALAPLEADYDVILVDCPPSLGLSMDAAAYYGRRRPGEMLGQSGALIVVQAEDSSADAYELLTTQIDDLRGDLQVDIDYLGIVVNLYDSRRGFIATSSLQGWVDIKDPRVVGLIGDLKEQKEAVRMKRPLLSYAPKSQQAIGMRALARELV; encoded by the coding sequence ATGAGTTCGCCAGCCACGTCCAGCGACCGCGAGAAGGTCGTCTCCAAGCTGCCGGGATGGCTCCGGCAGAACCTCAAAGTCAGAGCCGCCCAGCACGGCATCGAGATCCAGGCGGCCGTCGAGCAGGGCATCCGGGACTGGTGCACGCTCGCCTCCACTCCCCCGGCCATCGACACCGGACGCGCCGACTCGTTCTCCACCTTCCTGCCGCCCGGCCAGTGGGACGAGTTCCGCCAGGTCGCCGCGGAACGCCGTGTCTCGCTGATCCAGGGCCTGGCACAGTCCGTCCAGCTGTGGCTCGACTCCAACCCCGCGCCGCACGTGGAGCGGCCCGAGATCACCCGGCGCATCATCGTCTGCAACCAGAAGGGCGGTGTCGGCAAGACGGCGATCACGGCGGGCCTCGGCGAGGCGCTGGCCGAGGACTCCGACAGCCTGCACGCCGTCAGGGTGGCCAAGGCGCTCACCGAAGCCCTGCGCGCGAGCGACACCCAGTCCGAGGACGTGCCCGGCGGCGATGACCCGCTGAGCGTGGAGAACCTGCCGGGACTCGGGCTGCGGGTCCTGCTCGTCGACTTCGACCCGCAGTGCCACCTCACCAACCAGCTCGGGGCCGCCCCCCTGCCCATGAACGGCGACAGCCTGACCAATCACATGGCGGGCGACCCCAAGGGCGACCTTCGCGACCTCATCGTCTCCGTCGACGACGAGACCTTCGGCGGCCGGCTCCACCTGCTGCCCGCCTGCAACGACGCCTTCCTGCTCGACGTGCGGCTCTCCGCCGTACGCGCCAGGGAGGCGGCGCTGGAGCGCGCCCTCGCCCCGCTCGAGGCCGATTACGACGTGATCCTCGTCGACTGCCCGCCCAGCCTCGGTCTGAGCATGGACGCCGCCGCGTACTACGGCCGCCGGCGCCCCGGTGAGATGCTCGGGCAGTCCGGCGCACTGATCGTCGTACAGGCCGAGGACAGCTCGGCGGACGCCTATGAGCTGCTGACCACTCAGATCGACGACCTGCGCGGCGACTTGCAGGTCGACATCGACTACCTCGGCATCGTCGTGAACCTCTACGACTCGCGCCGCGGCTTCATCGCCACCTCCTCGCTCCAGGGGTGGGTCGACATAAAGGATCCCCGGGTCGTCGGGCTCATCGGCGATCTCAAAGAGCAGAAAGAAGCGGTCCGGATGAAGCGGCCCCTGCTGTCCTACGCCCCCAAGTCGCAGCAGGCGATCGGGATGCGCGCGCTGGCCCGGGAGCTCGTATGA
- a CDS encoding ABC transporter permease: MSSVQLPAHPSRLSLAVRDSSTMLRRNLLHARRYPSLTLNLLLTPVMLLLLFVYIFGDAMSGGAGRSAYIAYIVPGILLMTIGSTVIGTAVSVSTDMSEGIIARFRTMAIHRGSILVGHVIGSVLQSVMSVVLVGAVGVAIGFRSSGAGVLEWLAAFALIVLFALALTWIAVGMGLVSPNAEAASNNAMPLILLPLLSSAFVPLHSMPGWFQPIARYQPFSPAIETLRGLLLGTHIGNNWWIALVWCLGLAVLGYRWSTSKFNQDAK; encoded by the coding sequence ATGAGCTCTGTGCAGCTTCCCGCCCACCCGTCCCGGCTCTCCCTCGCCGTGCGCGACTCGTCCACCATGCTGCGCCGCAACCTGCTGCACGCCCGGCGCTACCCCTCCCTCACCCTGAACCTGCTGCTCACCCCGGTCATGCTGCTGTTGCTGTTCGTCTACATCTTCGGCGACGCGATGAGCGGCGGCGCGGGCCGCTCGGCGTACATCGCCTACATCGTGCCCGGCATCCTGCTGATGACCATCGGCTCCACCGTGATCGGCACCGCGGTGTCCGTCTCCACCGACATGAGCGAGGGCATCATCGCCCGCTTCCGCACCATGGCCATCCACCGCGGCTCCATCCTCGTCGGACATGTCATCGGCAGCGTCCTGCAGTCCGTCATGAGCGTGGTCCTCGTCGGCGCCGTCGGCGTGGCCATCGGCTTCCGCTCCAGCGGTGCCGGCGTCCTGGAGTGGCTCGCGGCGTTCGCACTGATCGTCCTGTTCGCCCTGGCGCTCACCTGGATCGCGGTCGGCATGGGCCTGGTCAGCCCGAACGCCGAGGCCGCCAGCAACAACGCCATGCCGCTGATCCTGCTGCCGCTGCTCTCCAGCGCCTTCGTGCCGCTGCACTCCATGCCCGGCTGGTTCCAGCCCATCGCCCGGTACCAGCCCTTCTCCCCCGCCATCGAGACCCTGCGCGGACTCCTCCTCGGCACCCACATCGGCAACAACTGGTGGATCGCCCTGGTGTGGTGCCTCGGCCTCGCGGTGCTCGGCTACCGGTGGTCGACCTCGAAGTTCAACCAGGACGCGAAGTAA
- the tpg gene encoding telomere-protecting terminal protein Tpg yields the protein MDSVGDSLDRALEQAFTRPLPKSAPARMRFLVKQLKGTRPVAELLGISQRTVERYVTGQLKHPRRELAARLEREVRSRWQPQVRARAKQKAVTTDGLVFATRGRFGFTAAPGTTDDARIRDITQALPPRWAERLFAARDAGATEDQLLRIAAEGLGEMYFRADNTRAQGLDVEFTDVEQIDISL from the coding sequence ATGGACTCGGTAGGGGACAGCCTGGACCGCGCGCTGGAGCAGGCGTTCACCCGCCCCCTCCCCAAGAGCGCCCCGGCCCGGATGCGGTTCCTCGTCAAGCAGCTCAAGGGCACCAGGCCGGTCGCCGAACTGCTGGGCATCTCCCAGCGCACCGTGGAACGGTATGTGACCGGCCAGTTGAAGCACCCCCGCCGGGAGCTCGCCGCCCGACTGGAGCGCGAGGTACGCAGCCGCTGGCAGCCGCAGGTCCGGGCGAGGGCGAAGCAGAAGGCCGTCACCACCGACGGCCTGGTCTTCGCCACCCGGGGCAGGTTCGGCTTCACCGCCGCCCCGGGCACCACCGACGACGCCCGCATCCGCGACATCACCCAAGCCCTGCCGCCCCGCTGGGCCGAGCGGCTCTTCGCGGCCCGGGACGCGGGAGCCACCGAGGACCAGCTGCTGCGGATCGCGGCGGAGGGGCTGGGGGAGATGTACTTCCGGGCGGACAACACCCGCGCCCAGGGCCTGGACGTGGAGTTCACCGACGTCGAGCAGATCGACATCTCCCTGTAG
- the tap gene encoding telomere-associated protein Tap, translated as MPTQDELFSAVDALLEEVAQNDLPSPAERRRLREAAGLSQAQVAAALATRRETVASWESGRNEPRPPQRAAYARFLEKLAERFPAPPPPSQEPQDPSPAPPAPALPEPGERRPAEVPLPPQQDTRTRTAATPGPAPRTGASPTTRTRPTSAPRKPPRTPAAAQSTAETPAPRFENGPLAVIGLDGDEVVAYCVGGLVLDVPARSIPALVDWTLTEAGLGQPRLHRYGRDADPVLVLTPAAMERYGLPETLSPEERRAGRLQDGHKVVRQVKKAGLQLTQLGFGPWARLYRDPEGARRRCVQLCIPSWGALPVEEWDDRNAPRLPGMPAADLARFLGTYAERVMTPRGTTAVTGLELMTALRPPTRAEKDPDTGEFRQAFNADALTEVYDAVECEVPDEHPLLKGRFARHHQRTPAEMLLEEPYDWCRELTDDECMQPYLVAIDVNMAFAAAANGLTVGLNGPAHLTGNPPFDPALPGSWLVDLSHVDLSRVEVGGRTLDAERLPSPFTPSGDRPEGPAWYATPTVAYAVELGFDVAPIEAYVRTRTGRYLDPWYKRLRDAYIATMADLGVSTAMDGEEFLHAMARSRHADPTLALVLKAIKATAKGGIGKLRQRNRGQVPYYEPWPALSRPTWRPDIRAAVLSTVRVSMHRKIMKTAAATDLYPVAIGTDALVYPSPGPGPLDFLPYTPEGKPVPGTFRLGVSPGMIKHQGTRTVLWAEEQFEQHGGVFNIANHIKNDGIAAEGE; from the coding sequence GTGCCCACTCAGGACGAGCTGTTCAGCGCGGTCGACGCGCTGCTGGAGGAAGTCGCCCAGAACGACCTGCCCTCGCCCGCCGAGCGCAGGCGCCTGCGGGAGGCCGCAGGGCTGAGCCAGGCCCAGGTCGCGGCCGCACTGGCGACCCGCCGGGAGACGGTCGCGAGCTGGGAGTCGGGCAGGAACGAGCCCCGGCCGCCCCAACGGGCCGCCTACGCCCGCTTCCTGGAGAAGCTGGCCGAACGGTTCCCCGCCCCGCCCCCGCCGTCCCAGGAGCCTCAGGACCCCTCCCCCGCTCCCCCGGCGCCCGCCCTCCCCGAGCCCGGGGAACGCCGGCCGGCCGAAGTCCCCCTCCCCCCGCAGCAGGACACACGGACACGGACGGCCGCCACGCCCGGCCCCGCCCCGCGGACCGGGGCGAGCCCCACCACCAGGACCCGGCCCACGTCCGCACCGAGGAAGCCACCCCGGACACCGGCAGCCGCACAGAGCACGGCCGAGACGCCCGCTCCCCGCTTCGAGAACGGCCCCCTCGCCGTCATCGGCCTCGACGGCGACGAGGTGGTGGCCTACTGCGTGGGCGGCCTCGTCCTGGACGTCCCCGCCAGGAGCATCCCGGCCCTGGTGGACTGGACGCTGACCGAGGCCGGGCTCGGCCAGCCCCGGCTGCACCGGTACGGCCGTGACGCCGATCCCGTCCTGGTCCTCACCCCCGCCGCCATGGAGCGTTACGGCCTGCCCGAAACCCTGTCTCCTGAGGAACGGCGTGCCGGACGGCTGCAGGACGGTCACAAGGTCGTCAGGCAGGTCAAGAAGGCAGGCCTGCAGCTGACCCAGCTCGGCTTCGGACCGTGGGCGCGCCTGTACCGCGACCCGGAGGGCGCCCGCCGCCGCTGCGTCCAGCTGTGCATCCCGTCCTGGGGCGCGCTGCCGGTGGAGGAATGGGACGACAGGAACGCCCCCCGTCTTCCGGGCATGCCGGCCGCCGACCTCGCACGGTTCCTCGGCACCTACGCGGAGCGGGTGATGACCCCGCGCGGCACCACGGCGGTCACCGGTCTGGAACTGATGACGGCCCTGCGCCCGCCGACCCGCGCGGAGAAGGACCCGGACACCGGAGAGTTCCGGCAGGCCTTCAACGCCGACGCCCTCACCGAGGTGTACGACGCGGTCGAGTGCGAGGTCCCGGACGAGCACCCGCTGCTCAAGGGCAGGTTCGCCCGCCACCACCAGCGCACCCCTGCCGAGATGCTGCTGGAGGAACCGTACGACTGGTGCCGGGAGCTCACCGACGACGAGTGCATGCAGCCGTACCTGGTCGCCATCGACGTCAACATGGCGTTCGCGGCGGCCGCCAACGGCCTGACCGTCGGGCTGAACGGACCGGCCCACCTCACCGGCAACCCGCCCTTCGACCCCGCACTGCCCGGCTCATGGCTGGTGGACCTCTCCCACGTCGACCTCTCCCGGGTGGAGGTGGGCGGCCGCACCCTGGACGCCGAGCGGCTGCCGTCGCCGTTCACGCCGAGCGGCGACCGGCCCGAGGGCCCGGCCTGGTACGCCACGCCGACCGTTGCGTACGCGGTGGAGCTCGGCTTCGATGTCGCGCCGATCGAGGCCTACGTCCGCACCCGCACCGGCCGTTACCTCGACCCCTGGTACAAACGGCTGCGCGACGCGTACATCGCCACCATGGCCGACCTCGGGGTGAGCACCGCGATGGACGGTGAGGAGTTCCTGCACGCCATGGCCCGTTCCCGGCACGCCGATCCGACGCTGGCCCTGGTGCTCAAGGCCATCAAGGCGACGGCCAAGGGCGGCATCGGCAAACTGCGCCAGCGCAACCGGGGCCAGGTGCCGTACTACGAACCGTGGCCGGCGCTCTCCCGGCCGACCTGGCGCCCCGACATCCGCGCGGCCGTCCTGTCCACGGTCCGGGTCAGCATGCACCGCAAGATCATGAAGACGGCCGCCGCCACCGATCTGTATCCCGTGGCCATCGGCACCGACGCCCTCGTCTACCCCTCCCCCGGTCCCGGCCCGCTGGACTTCCTGCCGTACACCCCCGAGGGCAAGCCCGTGCCGGGCACGTTCCGGCTGGGCGTGAGCCCCGGCATGATCAAGCACCAGGGCACCCGGACCGTGCTGTGGGCGGAGGAACAGTTCGAGCAGCACGGCGGTGTGTTCAACATCGCCAACCACATCAAGAACGACGGCATCGCCGCCGAAGGGGAGTAG
- a CDS encoding LysR family transcriptional regulator translates to MDLDAVRTFVAAADAGQFQEAAAELAITQQAVSKRIAALERSLGVRLFTRTPRGAELTIDGQAFLPHARELLRVAERAVGSVRTGRRPLRVDVISSRGAATGLMRGFHRAHPEIELDVVMLFDIETAVAALRSGAIDASFRAVAAPGRPLPEDITSVRVLDEPLQLLTGPAHALAGARSVTLAQLAGHRIWMPGIVPGTEWAAYYDDLVAEFGLTIEATGPNFGSDVLLDTVADTPALATFMGGDTRLVWPAGHGLRRIPVTDPTPVYPHSLLWHRDNPHPALATLRAHLAATAAGHDAAGTWRPGWVLPR, encoded by the coding sequence GTGGATCTCGACGCCGTCCGGACCTTCGTCGCCGCCGCCGATGCGGGGCAGTTCCAGGAGGCCGCCGCCGAGCTGGCGATCACCCAGCAGGCCGTCTCCAAGCGCATCGCCGCGCTGGAACGCAGCCTCGGCGTGCGGCTGTTCACCCGCACGCCGCGCGGCGCCGAGCTCACCATCGACGGGCAGGCGTTCCTGCCCCACGCGCGCGAGCTGCTGCGCGTCGCCGAGCGCGCGGTCGGCTCGGTGCGCACCGGCCGCCGTCCGCTGCGCGTCGACGTGATCTCTTCGCGCGGCGCGGCGACGGGCCTGATGCGCGGCTTCCATCGCGCGCACCCCGAGATCGAGCTCGACGTGGTGATGCTGTTCGACATCGAGACGGCCGTCGCCGCCCTCCGGTCCGGTGCGATCGACGCGTCCTTCCGCGCCGTCGCCGCGCCCGGCCGGCCCCTGCCCGAGGACATCACGTCCGTCCGGGTGCTCGACGAGCCGCTCCAGCTCCTCACCGGGCCCGCCCACGCGCTGGCCGGTGCCCGGTCGGTGACCCTCGCTCAGCTCGCCGGGCACCGGATCTGGATGCCCGGCATCGTCCCCGGTACCGAGTGGGCCGCCTACTACGACGACCTCGTCGCCGAGTTCGGTCTCACCATCGAGGCGACCGGCCCCAACTTCGGCTCCGACGTGCTCCTCGACACGGTCGCCGACACCCCGGCCCTGGCCACCTTCATGGGCGGGGACACCCGCCTCGTCTGGCCCGCCGGCCACGGCCTGCGCCGCATCCCGGTGACCGACCCGACGCCCGTCTACCCGCACTCGCTCCTGTGGCACCGCGACAACCCCCACCCGGCGCTGGCCACCCTCCGCGCCCACCTCGCCGCCACAGCGGCCGGCCACGACGCCGCCGGGACCTGGAGGCCGGGCTGGGTGCTTCCGCGCTGA
- a CDS encoding MFS transporter, with translation MKSGNRLGHLLGPVRGHRLGRRFGWFWAAYGTSALGTWLAFGAFPLIAIRVLHAGPAEVAALSSVGAAVGAAVAVPLGPWVEFRRKRPVLIAMDLVRSAALLTVPAAYALGVLTFLQLLLVSAVVAAADITFRAASGAYLKTLLPAGDLLVANARFESTTWTTTIIGPPLGGAAIGLLGPVATVMADAVSYLLSALGIRATGGHEPRPEHREAARMRAGDLLDGWRYILADKALRPLFLNSALFNALVMATQPLLAVLMLGRLGFTPWQYGLAFAAPSIGGLLGSRLARPLVTRFGQHRVLVVTGALRALWPVGLAFTGPGTGGLGLVMGVELGLIFCCGVFNPVCTTYRLERTPTGRVARTLSAWAVTTKATTALLTALWGVLGGLLGPRTAIGLAGVLLLATPLLLPRRAAALFSGREPAPSRA, from the coding sequence ATGAAGAGCGGAAACCGGCTGGGACATCTGCTCGGACCTGTGCGCGGACACCGGCTGGGGCGCCGCTTCGGGTGGTTCTGGGCAGCGTACGGGACCAGCGCGCTCGGCACCTGGCTCGCCTTCGGCGCGTTCCCGCTGATCGCCATCCGGGTGCTGCACGCCGGCCCGGCCGAGGTCGCCGCGCTGTCCTCGGTGGGGGCCGCGGTGGGCGCGGCCGTGGCGGTGCCGCTCGGCCCGTGGGTGGAGTTCCGCCGCAAGCGGCCGGTGCTGATCGCGATGGACCTGGTGCGGTCCGCGGCGCTGCTGACGGTCCCCGCCGCATACGCGCTCGGCGTGCTCACCTTTCTCCAGCTCCTGCTGGTCTCGGCCGTCGTCGCGGCCGCCGACATCACCTTCCGCGCCGCCTCGGGCGCGTACCTGAAGACGCTGCTGCCGGCCGGGGACCTGCTCGTCGCCAATGCCCGGTTCGAGTCCACGACCTGGACGACCACGATCATCGGCCCCCCGCTGGGCGGCGCGGCGATCGGGCTCCTCGGCCCAGTGGCGACGGTGATGGCCGACGCGGTCAGCTACCTGCTCTCGGCCCTGGGCATCCGCGCGACGGGCGGGCACGAGCCACGGCCCGAGCACCGGGAGGCCGCGCGCATGCGGGCCGGCGACCTGCTCGACGGCTGGCGGTACATCCTCGCCGACAAGGCGCTGCGTCCGCTGTTCCTCAACTCCGCCCTCTTCAACGCCCTGGTGATGGCGACCCAGCCGCTGCTGGCGGTCCTGATGCTCGGCCGGCTCGGCTTCACCCCGTGGCAGTACGGCCTCGCCTTCGCCGCGCCCTCCATCGGCGGGCTGCTCGGTTCACGGCTGGCCCGGCCGCTGGTCACCCGGTTCGGGCAGCACCGGGTCCTGGTCGTGACCGGGGCACTGCGCGCGCTGTGGCCCGTCGGCCTGGCCTTCACCGGGCCCGGGACCGGAGGGCTGGGGCTGGTGATGGGCGTCGAGCTCGGGCTGATCTTCTGCTGCGGCGTCTTCAACCCCGTCTGCACCACCTACCGCCTCGAGCGCACCCCGACCGGCCGCGTCGCCCGCACCCTGTCCGCCTGGGCGGTGACGACCAAGGCCACGACCGCGCTCCTGACGGCTCTCTGGGGTGTGCTGGGCGGCCTGCTCGGCCCGCGTACGGCCATCGGCCTGGCCGGCGTGCTCCTGCTGGCGACCCCGCTGCTGCTTCCCCGTCGCGCGGCCGCGCTCTTTTCCGGTCGGGAGCCCGCCCCGAGCCGCGCCTGA
- a CDS encoding DUF4097 family beta strand repeat-containing protein yields the protein MQKFDTPTPISAVLDIPAGRIQVIAADRTDTTVEVRPANPSKNRDVKAAEAMRVGYGDGVLRIEAPEVTNRLLGPSGSVDVTVKLPAGSRVEAKAGAAEFRGVGRLGDVDFAGGYRSVKLDETASARLTAHDGDVSVGRLNGPAEIRTQRGDIDIAEAVRGTATLRTEKGDITVGAARGVSASLDAGTSYGRVSNTLRNDGTPELTIHATTSYGDITARSL from the coding sequence ATGCAGAAGTTCGACACCCCCACCCCGATCTCCGCCGTCCTCGACATCCCCGCCGGACGCATCCAGGTCATCGCCGCCGACCGGACCGACACCACGGTCGAGGTACGGCCCGCCAACCCGTCCAAGAACCGCGACGTGAAGGCGGCCGAGGCGATGAGGGTCGGCTACGGCGACGGTGTGCTGCGCATCGAGGCCCCGGAGGTCACCAACCGGCTCCTCGGGCCCTCCGGCTCCGTCGACGTCACCGTCAAGCTGCCCGCCGGCTCCCGGGTCGAGGCGAAGGCCGGAGCCGCCGAGTTCCGCGGCGTCGGACGGCTCGGCGACGTCGACTTCGCGGGCGGCTACCGCTCGGTCAAGCTCGACGAGACCGCGAGCGCCCGCCTCACCGCCCACGACGGCGACGTCTCGGTCGGCCGCCTGAACGGCCCGGCGGAGATCCGTACCCAGAGGGGTGACATCGACATCGCCGAGGCCGTGCGCGGTACGGCGACGCTGCGCACCGAGAAGGGCGACATCACGGTCGGCGCCGCCCGCGGCGTCTCCGCCTCCCTGGACGCGGGCACCAGCTACGGCCGCGTCAGCAACACCCTCAGGAACGACGGCACTCCCGAGCTGACCATCCACGCCACCACCTCCTACGGCGACATCACCGCCCGCAGCCTCTGA
- a CDS encoding ATP-binding cassette domain-containing protein — translation MSTLAIAANGLRKSYGDKVVLDGIDLAVPEGTIFSLLGPNGAGKTTAVKILSTLITADAGDLHVGGHNLATAAQAVRATIGVTGQFSAVDGLITGEENMLLMADLHHLSRREGRQVVAGLLERFDLVEAARKPASTYSGGMKRRLDIAMTLVGDPRIIFLDEPTTGLDPRSRHTMWQIIRELVSGGTTVFLTTQYLDEADQLADRIAVLHDGRIAAEGSADELKRLVPGGHVRLRFTDPAAYRSAASALREVTRDDEALALQIPSDGTQRELRSILDWLDSAGIEADELTVHTPDLDDVFFALTDSGTVPSRPNQPKETLR, via the coding sequence ATGAGCACTTTGGCCATCGCGGCGAACGGGCTGCGCAAGTCCTACGGCGACAAGGTCGTGCTCGACGGCATCGACCTGGCCGTCCCGGAAGGGACGATCTTCTCCCTGCTCGGCCCGAACGGTGCGGGCAAGACCACGGCCGTCAAGATCCTCTCCACCCTCATCACCGCCGACGCCGGCGACCTGCACGTCGGCGGCCACAACCTCGCCACCGCCGCCCAGGCCGTGCGTGCCACGATCGGGGTCACCGGGCAGTTCTCCGCCGTGGACGGGCTGATCACCGGCGAGGAGAACATGCTGCTGATGGCCGACCTGCACCACCTCTCCCGCCGGGAGGGACGGCAGGTCGTCGCCGGTCTGCTGGAGCGCTTCGACCTGGTCGAGGCCGCGAGGAAGCCCGCCTCCACCTACTCCGGCGGCATGAAGCGCCGCCTCGACATCGCCATGACGCTGGTCGGCGACCCGCGGATCATCTTCCTCGACGAGCCGACCACCGGCCTCGACCCGCGCTCCCGCCACACCATGTGGCAGATCATCCGCGAGCTGGTCTCCGGCGGTACGACCGTCTTCCTCACCACCCAGTACCTGGACGAGGCCGACCAGCTCGCCGACCGCATCGCCGTCCTGCACGACGGCAGGATCGCCGCCGAGGGCAGCGCCGACGAACTGAAACGGCTGGTGCCCGGCGGGCATGTACGGCTCCGCTTCACCGACCCGGCCGCCTACCGCTCCGCCGCCTCCGCGCTGCGCGAGGTCACCCGGGACGACGAGGCGCTGGCGCTGCAGATCCCCAGTGACGGCACCCAGCGCGAGCTGCGCTCCATCCTCGACTGGCTGGACTCGGCCGGCATCGAGGCGGACGAACTGACCGTGCACACCCCCGACCTCGACGACGTGTTCTTCGCCCTGACCGACAGCGGCACCGTGCCCAGCCGGCCGAACCAGCCCAAGGAGACCCTGCGATGA